One window of the Anaerolineae bacterium genome contains the following:
- the cobU gene encoding bifunctional adenosylcobinamide kinase/adenosylcobinamide-phosphate guanylyltransferase, translating to MAVPSEGPRVVLLLGGARAGKSQLAEKLARQWGRRVLYVATAQPGDEEMRQRAEMHRARRPAHWRTLEEPLNVADAVAPHLPSVDTVLLDCMTLWASNILLAEENAARAEERLMGEIERLVERCRQGNVTLLVVSNEVGQGVVPAYPLGRQFRDVLGRANQLLARSADAVLYCIAGIPIELKMLGRQTMEWLGLPPADWP from the coding sequence ATGGCAGTGCCCTCAGAAGGCCCTCGCGTGGTGCTGTTGCTGGGCGGCGCCCGCGCCGGCAAGAGCCAGCTCGCGGAGAAACTCGCCAGACAGTGGGGCCGGCGCGTCCTGTATGTGGCCACCGCCCAGCCCGGCGATGAAGAGATGCGCCAGCGCGCGGAGATGCATCGGGCGCGCCGGCCGGCGCACTGGCGCACCCTGGAGGAACCCCTGAATGTCGCCGATGCTGTGGCCCCGCACTTGCCCTCGGTGGACACGGTATTGCTGGACTGCATGACCCTCTGGGCTTCCAATATCCTGCTGGCGGAGGAAAACGCGGCGCGGGCGGAAGAACGCCTGATGGGGGAGATTGAGCGGCTGGTGGAACGGTGCCGCCAGGGGAATGTGACATTGCTGGTGGTGTCCAATGAGGTGGGGCAAGGGGTGGTGCCGGCCTATCCGCTGGGTCGGCAATTCCGAGATGTGCTGGGGAGGGCCAATCAACTGCTGGCCCGGAGCGCGGATGCGGTGCTGTACTGCATCGCCGGCATTCCCATCGAGCTGAAGATGCTGGGCCGGCAGACAATGGAATGGCTGGGCCTGCCGCCGGCGGATTGGCCCTGA
- a CDS encoding GNAT family N-acetyltransferase codes for MGTGEKGPADALRWERIAQPAEELVQALRQGLTAYNMEHGRIQATRPLGIFVWDGDGALAAGIYGEIWGSCLDIKYLWVHTAWRGRGIGSRLLREMEEEGRRQGCVWAYLNTFSFQAPDFYRRHGYEPIFTMEGYPEGITRIFLRKRLT; via the coding sequence ATGGGGACAGGCGAGAAAGGGCCGGCCGACGCCCTGCGGTGGGAGCGGATAGCCCAGCCGGCCGAGGAGCTGGTGCAGGCGCTCCGCCAGGGGCTGACAGCGTATAACATGGAGCACGGCCGGATTCAGGCCACCCGGCCCCTCGGCATCTTCGTCTGGGATGGGGATGGCGCACTGGCGGCCGGCATATATGGGGAGATATGGGGCTCGTGCCTGGATATCAAATATCTGTGGGTACACACTGCCTGGAGAGGGCGCGGCATTGGCAGTCGCCTGCTCAGGGAGATGGAAGAGGAAGGACGCCGGCAGGGATGTGTCTGGGCCTATCTGAACACCTTCAGCTTCCAGGCACCGGACTTTTACCGCCGGCACGGCTACGAGCCGATCTTCACCATGGAGGGCTACCCCGAGGGTATCACGCGCATCTTCCTCCGCAAGCGTCTGACATAA
- a CDS encoding cyclase family protein — translation MLGHAGPDMEIVDLTHPVSPAVPHWPGDPPTRLEDWAAISGQGFFLRRLSIGEHTGTHIGVAAHLQDGGLTLESLPADHLIRPAVVVDWRAAASPDALLAPAELYRWEEEHGRVPAGSVLLLCTGWSRFWPDAGRYLGADADGVLHFPGVSPEAVRWLVEERGILGLGIDTAGIDGGASQTLEANRILLDNGRFHLENLTNLERLPARGAWLFIGALPLVGGSGSPARVLAWLPKGT, via the coding sequence ATGCTGGGGCACGCGGGTCCGGATATGGAGATCGTGGACTTAACCCATCCGGTGTCGCCGGCCGTCCCGCATTGGCCGGGCGACCCTCCCACACGCCTTGAGGATTGGGCGGCGATATCGGGGCAGGGTTTTTTCCTGCGCCGGCTGAGCATCGGGGAGCACACCGGCACCCATATCGGCGTGGCCGCGCATCTGCAGGACGGCGGTCTTACGCTGGAAAGCCTGCCGGCGGATCATCTGATCCGCCCAGCGGTGGTGGTGGATTGGCGCGCCGCCGCCTCGCCCGATGCTCTGCTGGCGCCGGCGGAGCTGTACCGTTGGGAGGAGGAGCACGGCCGGGTGCCGGCGGGGAGCGTGCTCCTGCTCTGCACCGGCTGGTCGCGCTTCTGGCCCGACGCCGGCCGCTATCTCGGCGCGGATGCGGACGGCGTGCTCCATTTCCCGGGAGTTTCCCCCGAGGCGGTGCGCTGGCTGGTGGAGGAACGCGGCATTCTCGGGCTGGGCATTGACACGGCCGGCATAGACGGCGGCGCCAGCCAGACGCTGGAGGCCAACCGCATCCTGCTGGACAACGGCCGCTTTCATCTGGAGAACCTGACCAACCTGGAGCGACTGCCGGCCCGCGGCGCCTGGCTGTTCATCGGTGCGCTTCCCCTGGTGGGTGGGAGCGGCTCGCCGGCGCGCGTGCTGGCATGGCTGCCAAAAGGAACGTAA